From the genome of Epinephelus moara isolate mb chromosome 10, YSFRI_EMoa_1.0, whole genome shotgun sequence, one region includes:
- the LOC126396697 gene encoding mucin-3A-like isoform X6: MIWDTVYKYFKMWLWILIGLNVVSKVHGYANGYFPDSCGNMFVNHRGRDGVQYVPQNTELPFTMTLTYSQKGDPIKVTLERNPSAEFRGFMLEAWTNGTEHPVGNFILLESDKTRLLKCRNIPGQAVSQRNNQRKTLIHVNWTAGGQDITDINFRVTFVESFSRFWNVANLNVTLPSPTTPSPNDTTPMTTIKNTTPGTTTETTMPSTTKETTTPSTTTETTTPGTTTETTKPSTTRGTTMPSTTTETTTPSTTTETTTPGTTTETTKPSTTRGTTMPSTTTETTKPSTTTETTMPSTTTETTTPGPSTTTQRPGLLDLFKGVGTSVMNFRSVLVLLRMELPTILMTMTTLVNSLCSHPNKGLKISCCLLCAAIEISALVLFCLAEPIKVTLLVLVCVTIVINFVELVIVCLPIGPSHELKEISDIIVEACSVIHSIFTIAVIVVSVLDNDSCGKKRKDSWLVKVTIAFTVWMVLFVIWVIIRCILRNTILGRNKTGSLKSSESWRRQRKKKKPSATEKIFSAASALFFFGATCFAVAVTVGIFWCQEK; the protein is encoded by the exons ATGATATGGGACACTGTATACAAATATTTTAAG atgtGGTTGTGGATTTTGATTGGTCTTAACGTCGTCTCAAAAGTGCATGGGTACGCAAATGGTTACTTCCCAGATTCATGTGGAAATATGTTCGTTAACCACAGGGGTAGAGATGGGGTGCAATATGTACCTCAGAACACTGAACTGCCCTTTACGATGACTTTAACCTACAGCCAAAAGGGAGACCCTATCAAAG TGACTCTCGAAAGAAATCCATCTGCAGAGTTCAGGGGGTTTATGTTGGAGGCTTGGACGAACGGCACAGAACATCCTGTTGGAAATTTCATCTTGCTTGAATCTGATAAGACTCGACTCCTGAAATGCCGTAATATACCA GGCCAGGCTGTTTCTCAAAGAAACAATCAAAGAAAGACTTTGATTCATGTTAACTGGACGGCAGGCGGACAAGACATCACAGATATCAATTTTAG AGTCACATTTGTTGAGTCTTTCAGCAGATTCTGGAATGTGGCGAATTTGAATGTCACTTTACCTTCACCCACCACGCCCTCACCGAATGACACAACGCCAATGActacaataaaaaatacaacaccAGGTACTACAACAGAGACTACAATGCCAAGTACTACAAAAGAGACTACAACGCCAAGTACTACAACAGAGACTACAACGCCAGGTACTACAACAGAGACTACAAAGCCAAGTACTACAAGAGGTACTACAATGCCAAGTACTACAACAGAGACTACAACGCCAAGTACTACAACAGAGACTACAACGCCAGGTACTACAACAGAGACTACAAAGCCAAGTACTACAAGAGGTACTACAATGCCAAGTACTACAACAGAGACTACAAAGCCAA GTACTACAACAGAGACTACAATGCCAAGTACTACAACAGAGACTACAACGCCAG GACCAAGCACGACCACTCAAAGGCCCGGACTTTTAGACCTATTTAAG GGAGTAGGTACTTCAGTGATGAATTTCAGAAGCGTGCTGGTGCTACTCAGAATG GAACTACCCACTATATTAATGACCATGACCACCCTCGTTAACAGCCTCTGTTCTCATCCAAATAAG gGGTTAAAGATATCATGCTGTCTGCTTTGTGCAGCAATTGAGATATCGGCCCtggtcttgttttgtttggctGAGCCCATTAAA GTCACTCTCcttgttcttgtgtgtgtgacgATAGTGATAAATTTCGTGGAGCTGGTAATCGTCTGTCTGCCAATTGGACCCAGTCATGAACT GAAGGAGATCTCAGACATTATAGTCGAAGCGTGCTCTGTCATCCATAGCATTTTTACAA TTGCTGTCATCGTTGTTAGTGTTTTGGACAATGACAGCTGTGGAAAGAAGAGGAAAGATTCCTGGCTTGTGAAAGTGACGATCGCCTTCACAGTGTGGATGGTCCTGTTTGTAATTTGGGTTATCATAAGATGTATTCTCAGAAACACAATACTGGGAAGAAACAAAACAG GGAGTCTAAAAAGCAGTGAGAGCTGGAGGcgacaaagaaaaaag AAGAAGCCCAGTGCAACCGAAAAGATTTTTTCTGCTGCTTCCGCCCTCTTCTTCTTTGGAGCCACATGTTTCGCTGTCGCTGTCACTGTCGGGATATTTTGGTGTCAGGAAAAGTAG